A single Anopheles arabiensis isolate DONGOLA chromosome 2, AaraD3, whole genome shotgun sequence DNA region contains:
- the LOC120894105 gene encoding piggyBac transposable element-derived protein 4-like, which yields MGDAMHVQWLSEEAEEVPENEEDMLYEDVEYIEEYVHFPDGPESDVSGSVAVQNEESTGHVIKIESIDHAFDMLQNSVWSIKPPERTGTMGRKVAHPRPAPVGLAKSAKSPAECLSLFLDADVIAMITEYTNEQIKAEQPNYARERDANPTDEMEIMALLGVLYIAGTVRDGRENIERLFDTKMGTGLEAVYLTMTSLRYHFLIRSIRFDDLTAAQDEIEGDKLAPIRPIYERIVSNCQKYLRPGRFLMLDEQAVQFKGKCEFRQILPSAPGRAGFRFHLLVDCETSYVSNLEICVPENQNPYNLSYAPTDVAMRLTEPVQGRQKTVILGAGLTSIDLIEKLYASRTMAMGEVPKSYPDLPKALIANKGRPEHSTLAAYHDPATLVSYVTRRKEVMLLMSSFVDFDSEEQAGEQDEGEQHLKLVELYNRTKTTIRTIQQMCAKHNVVRSTRRWPVAVFFNLMNLSAINAWCIYCLNHPEEAKMSRRDFLVTMALELLRPQARRRLDSKTLPRLLRQRIGLFLGISREEYETVPVVERQGGESRGRCYLCGRARNKTTRISCHSCGKYTCNAHCAQLCRTCYMDDCASEQQE from the coding sequence ATGGGAGACGCAATGCACGTACAATGGCTGTCCGAAGAGGCAGAGGAAGTTCCGGAAAATGAGGAAGACATGTTGTACGAGGATGTGGAATACATTGAAGAATACGTTCACTTCCCCGACGGGCCCGAAAGCGATGTGTCCGGTAGCGTTGCAGTGCAAAACGAAGAGAGCACAGGGCATGTGATAAAAATTGAAAGCATCGATCATGCATTCGATATGCTGCAGAACTCCGTGTGGTCCATCAAACCACCGGAACGGACCGGTACGATGGGACGCAAGGTGGCACACCCACGGCCCGCACCGGTCGGGCTGGCCAAGTCAGCCAAAAGCCCGGCCGAATGTTTGTCGCTTTTTCTGGACGCAGACGTTATCGCTATGATTACCGAGTACACCAACGAACAGATTAAGGCCGAACAGCCCAACTATGCCCGCGAGCGCGATGCGAATCCAACGGACGAGATGGAAATTATGGCCCTGTTGGGTGTGCTGTACATTGCCGGCACGGTGCGCGATGGGCGGGAGAACATCGAGCGGCTGTTCGACACCAAAATGGGAACCGGGCTGGAAGCGGTCTACCTCACGATGACCTCGCTCCGGTATCACTTTCTCATCCGGAGCATCCGCTTCGACGATCTGACCGCGGCACAGGACGAAATAGAGGGCGATAAGCTAGCGCCGATAAGACCGATCTACGAACGGATTGTGAGCAATTGCCAGAAATACCTCCGCCCCGGCCGTTTCCTGATGCTCGACGAGCAGGCGGTACAGTTTAAGGGCAAGTGCGAATTTCGACAAATTCTTCCGTCGGCACCGGGCAGAGCGGGCTTTCGCTTCCATCTGCTGGTGGACTGCGAAACTTCGTACGTAAGCAATTTGGAAATTTGCGTGCCCGAGAACCAAAATCCGTACAATCTCAGCTACGCACCGACGGACGTTGCCATGCGACTGACGGAACCCGTACAGGGCAGACAGAAGACGGTCATTCTTGGGGCCGGCCTTACGTCCATCGATCTTATCGAGAAGCTGTACGCTAGTCGAACGATGGCAATGGGCGAGGTGCCCAAGTCGTACCCGGACCTGCCGAAGGCGCTGATCGCGAACAAGGGCCGGCCGGAGCACAGCACCCTCGCTGCGTACCACGATCCAGCGACACTCGTTTCGTACGTGACGAGGCGCAAGGAGGTGATGCTACTGATGTCCTCGTTCGTAGACTTCGACTCGGAGGAGCAGGCGGGGGAGCAGGACGAAGGCGAACAGCACCTGAAGCTGGTGGAGCTGTACAATCGAACGAAAACGACCATACGCACCATTCAGCAGATGTGCGCGAAACATAACGTGGTGCGCAGCACGCGCCGATGGCCGGTGGCCGTATTTTTCAACCTGATGAACCTGAGCGCCATCAATGCGTGGTGCATCTATTGTCTGAACCATCCGGAGGAAGCGAAAATGAGCCGTCGAGATTTTCTCGTCACAATGGCACTGGAGCTGTTGCGGCCACAGGCCCGGCGGCGACTGGACAGTAAAACGTTGCCCCGGCTGCTGAGGCAGCGCATCGGCCTGTTTCTCGGGATCAGCCGGGAAGAGTACGAAACCGTGCCGGTGGTCGAGAGGCAGGGCGGTGAATCGCGCGGCCGGTGCTACCTGTGCGGCCGGGCACGGAACAAGACGACACGCATCTCGTGTCACAGCTGCGGCAAGTACACCTGCAATGCACACTGCGCCCAGCTATGCCGTACGTGTTATATGGATGATTGTGCCAGCGAGCAGCAGGAGTAA
- the LOC120894107 gene encoding exosome complex component rrp45 encodes MKERVLTTNEKSFVQKAILESIRLDGRTLDEFRKLRISFGSEWGLVHVILGETRALARITCEVVEPKATRPNEGMLFLNVELGPMAAPHFDGGRQSDECVQLNRILERALKDSNCVDLESLCLVAEEKVWKLRVDVTVLNHEGNAIDCCSIAALTALAHFKRPDITVDGEDVIVHTIEEKDPLKVTLFHYPLCVSYAIFNQGKIAIADPTYLEERVAEARMVFGLNSYGELCGLHLGGTTLTSAELLLRTSAKASKRARLVVERIKAAIQKDAEDREKGRPVGFSEGIERNETTVHAQDRMQVRLKRFKLQIEGQERTDSDDGQDEEDEEEVEQEEMEATNDASADANDPSDDVMLVDDTDAVVEEVGETAAVLVPKSKDGANQWLTEEELAAAKEKTGKKRSKASLKRKKKSLLSKQGTGEMLLGDSSEEETVTLTSTDM; translated from the exons ATGAAGGAACGAGTTTTAACCACTAATGAAAAATCCTTCGTTCAAAAGGCCATTCTAGAGTCGATC CGCCTCGACGGTCGAACGCTCGATGAGTTCCGCAAGCTGCGGATAAGCTTCGGCAGCGAATGGGGCCTGGTGCACGTCATCCTTGGTGAGACACGAGCCCTGGCGCGCATCACCTGCGAGGTGGTGGAACCGAAGGCGACCCGCCCGAACGAGGGTATGCTGTTCTTGAACGTCGAACTGGGCCCGATGGCGGCACCACACTTCGACGGAGGCCGCCAATCGGACGAGTGTGTACAGTTGAACCGCATCCTGGAACGGGCGCTGAAGGACTCGAACTGTGTTGATCTGGAATCGCTTTGTCTGGTGGCGGAGGAAAAGGTGTGGAAGCTGCGCGTGGATGTGACGGTGCTGAACCACGAAGGCAACGCCATCGATTGCTGCTCCATTGCTGCCCTAACCGCGCTGGCACACTTCAAGCGGCCGGACATCACGGTCGACGGCGAGGACGTGATTGTGCACACGATCGAAGAGAAAGACCCGCTGAAGGTGACGCTCTTCCACTATCCGCTGTGCGTGAGCTACGCCATCTTCAACCAGGGCAAGATCGCGATCGCCGATCCCACCTACCTGGAGGAGCGTGTGGCCGAGGCACGGATGGTGTTCGGGCTCAACTCGTACGGCGAGCTGTGTGGGTTGCATCTCGGCGGCACCACGCTGACCAgtgccgagctgctgctgcgcaccTCGGCGAAGGCGAGCAAGCGGGCCCGGCTGGTGGTGGAACGCATCAAAGCCGCCATCCAGAAAGATGCCGAGGATCGTGAAAAGGGCCGTCCGGTCGGGTTTAGCGAGGGCATTGAACGGAACGAGACGACGGTACACGCGCAGGACAGAATGCAGGTGCGGTTGAAACGCTTCAAGCTTCAGATTGAGGGCCAAGAGAGGACTGATTCCGATGACGGACAGGATGAGGAGGATGAAGAGGAGGTGGAGCAGGAGGAGATGGAAGCGACCAATGATGCTTCTGCGGATGCGAACGATCCATCGGACGATGTGATGCTGGTGGACGATACGGACGCGGTCGTCGAGGAAGTCGGCGAAACGGCAGCCGTGCTGGTGCCGAAATCCAAGGACGGCGCGAATCAGTGGCTCACCGAGGAGGAACTGGCGGCGGCGAAGGAAAAGACGGGCAAGAAGCGATCGAAAGCAAGCTTGAAGCGCAAAAAGAAGAGCTTACTGTCGAAGCAAGGGACGGGCGAGATGTTGCTGGGCGATAGCAGCGAGGAGGAAACGGTGACGCTAACTTCTACGGATATGTGA
- the LOC120894108 gene encoding N-acetylglucosamine-6-phosphate deacetylase yields the protein MSSSTVALADADKKLTQFRNCRVLRNHRLVEDDVWVRGGKIIDPEKVFFDEKRQADVQIDCGGSIVAPGFIDLQINGGYGVDFSFDVETVQEGVLKVAKGLLAHGVTSFCPTLVTSPPETYHAVLPRIPRTAGGQHGATVLGCHVEGPFINTDKKGAHPPECIKEFEQGMATVREVYGSMDNVQIITLAPEKAGAAEVIQELSNNGITVSVGHSMANLSDGENAVHHGARLITHLFNAMLPFHHRDPGLVGLLTTDNIPRDALVYFGIISDGVHTHPAALRIAYKTHPSGLILVTDAISAMGLAEGRHRIGQMEIEIRSGRAYVAGTNTLCGSIAPMDECIRFFKKASNCSIEYALEAASLHPARCIGIEKRKGTLDYGADADFVLLNDELSVQSTWIAGECVYRANGVDSNAL from the exons ATGTCCTCCAGCACCGTAGCCCTGGCGGACGCGGATAAGAAGCTGACCCAGTTTCGGAACTGTCGCGTACTACGCAATCACCGACTGGTGGAGGACGACGTTTGGGTGCGGGGTGGCAAGATCATCGACCCGGAGAAAGTGTTTTTCGACGAGAAGCGGCAGGCCGATGTACAGATTGACTGCGGCGGGAGCATCGTAGCGCCCGGGTTTATAGATCTACAAATCAATG GTGGATACGGTGTCGACTTTTCGTTCGACGTGGAAACGGTCCAGGAGGGAGTGCTGAAGGTTGCCAAAGGTTTGCTGGCCCACGGTGTCACCTCGTTCTGCCCGACGCTTGTTACCTCACCGCCCGAAACGTATCACGCCGTGCTGCCCCGCATTCCTCGTACGGCGGGCGGGCAGCATGGAGCGACCGTCCTCGGATGCCACGTGGAGGGACCGTTTATAAACACCGACAAAAAGGGCGCCCATCCGCCGGAATGCATCAAAGAGTTTGAGCAG GGTATGGCGACGGTGCGTGAGGTTTACGGGTCGATGGACAACGTGCAAATCATAACGCTCGCACCGGAAAAGGCAGGCGCCGCGGAAGTGATACAGGAGCTGAGCAACAACGGTATCACGGTCTCGGTCGGCCACTCGATGGCGAACTTGAGCGATGGCGAGAACGCGGTACACCACGGCGCAAGACTCATCACGCACCTGTTTAATGCGATGCTTCCG TTTCATCATCGCGATCCCGGTCTGGTGGGGTTGCTTACGACGGACAACATTCCACGCGATGCGCTCGTATACTTTGGCATCATTTCTGACGGCGTCCATACGCATCCGGCCGCGCTGCGCATCGCGTACAAAACGCACCCGAGCGGGCTGATCCTCGTGACGGATGCCATCTCGGCCATGGGGCTGGCGGAGGGGCGCCATCGTATCGGGCAGATGGAGATAGAAATCCGTTCAGGAAGAGCGTACGTGGCCGGGACGAACACACTTTGCGGCAGCATTGCACCGATGGATGAGTGTATTCGATTCTTCAAAAAGGCTTCCA ATTGCTCGATCGAGTACGCGTTGGAGGCCGCTTCACTGCATCCGGCCCGGTGTATAGGCATCGAGAAGCGTAAGGGGACGCTGGACTATGGTGCGGATGCCGATTTTGTACTGCTGAACGATGAGTTGAGCGTGCAATCTACCTGGATCGCGGGAGAGTGTGTCTATCGAGCGAATGGCGTTGATTCAAATGCTTTGTAA
- the LOC120894111 gene encoding 40S ribosomal protein S14b translates to MAPSRKNKVAKEEVQVSLGPQVRDGEVVFGVAHIYASFNDTFVHVTDLSGKETISRVTGGMKVKADRDEASPYAAMLAAQDVAEKCKSLGITALHIKLRATGGNRTKTPGPGAQSALRALARSSMKIGRIEDVTPIPSDSTRRKGGRRGRRL, encoded by the coding sequence ATGGCTCCGTCTCGCAAGAATAAGGTCGCGAAGGAAGAGGTGCAGGTGTCGCTCGGCCCGCAGGTCCGCGACGGTGAGGTTGTGTTCGGCGTGGCACACATCTACGCCAGCTTTAACGATACGTTCGTGCATGTGACGGATCTGTCCGGCAAGGAAACCATCTCCCGGGTGACGGGCGGCATGAAGGTGAAGGCCGATCGTGACGAAGCGTCCCCGTACGCCGCTATGTTGGCCGCCCAGGATGTGGCCGAGAAGTGCAAATCGCTCGGCATCACCGCACTGCACATCAAGCTGCGCGCTACCGGTGGTAACCGCACCAAGACGCCCGGCCCGGGTGCCCAGTCGGCGCTCCGTGCGCTCGCCCGTTCGTCGATGAAGATCGGCCGCATCGAGGATGTGACCCCGATCCCGTCGGATTCTACCCGCCGCAAGGGTGGTCGTCGTGGACGTCGTTTGTAA
- the LOC120894110 gene encoding anaphase-promoting complex subunit 4 gives MANQYGASRNLMKQTCNKNVGTRVDVLKWSQEMDLLAMGTEKGEVLLHRLKWQKVWQLSPPEDGLKVRGLAWRPCEKFIAIGYSNGTILLVDLETKEEIHSFSVKQDITCLTWTENTDEIGTDDVSHSSVTSHTKYLPELPVLSSLSSSAKPINPNRSSYCSKHILCILLIGTVTGTVHQSALGMLPCGSVDVFGALGLPATATARIRELKMTHDYRQLIVGLQQDDTLQVIVLENGVLHRYAPAVLNLALKHAQLLGAMAYISETIDCIIEAWETVLLEMDNKLTNYAKDQPDGSISADFLELLMFGTASPSLEQFLLRDLTEKGLRKLGYSIELSYVTIQRLVVKPLYTAIHAVFYHLNALDGMLRNRFYYGTLMCDTASASESLRCCGALLIKAHELQQTIDASKRDFKIFFRWLYVVIVRVMDETLQENHPTITQREIHYLAQFLSNFDTVAQSSAADQQEEGRGMIESRRKFNLERVGQYLEDKPLVHPMANDGEENEWKRLLAQNECLRQCGAIFPHHENMSLLQQQKLLKQQIEQLFGQPEKVVGADYKQKNLLTIHAPAGTDVRAFAFATHQRDSVTLLAIVQSSCSLLLVECFNDGGFKAVRLHFEEKPYFDQRFDAIGTLSFHHVDFYDEDTLSLLLRAQAAGEERTVSCYFLQLNLGAVREFLATVEAREYMQTVTEDAAGCHAINAYTLIDESSLKLLESPDGHRIAVSGKRNMIAVLAESLKNVRVYDMDAQEDEEDLLDTSSQINSSLENSQESVQT, from the exons ATGGCCAACCAGTACGGTGCGAGCCGGAATCTCATGAAGCAAACGTGCAACAAGAACGTCGGCACCAGGGTGGACGTGCTGAAGTGGAGCCAGGAGATGGATCTGCTCGCGATGGGCACGGAAAAGGGCGAGGTGTTGCTACACCGGCTCAAATGGCAAAAGGTGTGGCAGCTAAGCCCACCGGAAGATGGTCTCAAGGTGCGGGGCTTGGCATGGCGACCGTGTGAGAAATTCATCGCAATCG GTTATAGCAACGGTACCATCCTGCTGGTCGATTTGGAAACGAAGGAAGAAATTCACAGCTTCTCTGTGAAGCAGGACATCACCTGCCTGACCTGGACGGAAAACACGGACGAAATAGGCACCGACGATGTCAGCCACAGTTCGGTG ACCAGTCACACAAAGTACCTGCCGGAGCTGCCCGTGCTCAGCTCGCTGTCCTCGTCGGCCAAGCCGATCAATCCGAACCGTAGCAGCTACTGCTCGAAGCACATTCTTTGCATTCTGCTCATCGGAACGGTGACCGGTACGGTGCATCAGTCCGCCCTCGGCATGCTGCCGTGCGGCAGTGTCGATGTGTTTGGCGCCCTGGGCCTTCCGGCGACCGCGACGGCCCGCATCCGCGAGCTCAAGATGACCCACGACTACAGGCAGCTGATCGTGGGCCTGCAGCAGGACGATACGCTCCAGGTGATCGTGCTGGAGAACGGTGTGCTGCACCGGTACGCGCCGGCCGTACTGAACTTGGCCCTCAAGCACGCCCAGCTGCTGGGTGCCATGGCGTACATTAGCGAAACGATCGACTGTATCATCGAGGCGTGGGAAACGGTACTGCTCGAGATGGACAACAAGCTAACGAACTACGCGAAGGACCAGCCGGACGGGTCGATATCGGCCGACTTCCTGGAGCTGCTCATGTTTGGCACCGCGTCACCCTCGCTCGAGCAGTTCCTGCTGCGCGATCTCACCGAGAAGGGGCTGCGCAAGCTCGGCTACAGCATCGAGCTGAGCTACGTCACCATCCAGCGGCTGGTGGTGAAACCGCTCTACACCGCGATCCACGCCGTCTTCTACCATCTGAACGCGCTGGACGGGATGCTGCGCAACCGGTTCTACTACGGCACGCTGATGTGCGACACGGCCAGCGCGTCGGAATCGCTGCGCTGCTGCGGCGCACTGCTCATCAAAGCGCACGAGCTGCAGCAAACGATCGATGCGTCCAAGCGGGACTTTAAAATCTTCTTCCGCTGGCTGTACGTGGTAATAGTGCGCGTGATGGATGAAACGTTGCAGGAAAACCATCCCACCATCACGCAGCGCGAGATACACTATTTGGCGCAGTTTTTGAGCAACTTTGACACGGTGGCGCAAAGTAGTGCGGCGGACCAGCAGGAGGAGGGCCGCGGGATGATCGAATCGCGCCGCAAGTTCAACCTCGAACGGGTCGGCCAGTACCTGGAGGACAAACCGCTCGTCCACCCGATGGCGAACGATGGGGAGGAGAACGAGTGGAAACGATTGCTGGCGCAGAACGAGTGCTTGCGCCAGTGCGGTGCGATCTTTCCGCACCACGAAAACATgtcgctgctgcagcagcaaaagctgcTCAAGCAACAGATCGAGCAGCTGTTCGGCCAGCCGGAGAAGGTGGTGGGGGCGGACTACAAGCAGAAGAATCTGCTCACGATACACGCACCGGCCGGTACGGATGTCCGAGCGTTTGCCTTTGCCACCCACCAGCGGGACAGCGTGACGCTGCTCGCGATCGTGCAGTCGAGCTGcagcctgctgctggtggaatgTTTTAACGACGGAGGATTCAAAGCCGTGCGACTGCACTTTGAGGAAAAACCGTACTTTGATCAGCGGTTCGACGCCATCGGTACGCTATCCTTTCACCATGTGGATTTCTACGACGAGGACACGCTGTCGCTGCTGTTGCGCGCTCAGGCAGCGGGCGAGGAGCGAACGGTCAGCTGTTACTTTTTGCAGCTAAATCTGGGCGCGGTGCGTGAGTTTCTCGCTACGGTAGAGGCGCGCGAGTACATGCAGACCGTTACGGAAGATGCGGCCGGCTGTCATGCGATCAATGCGTACACGCTGATCGACGAAAGCTCGCTTAAGCTGCTGGAGAGTCCGGACGGGCACAGGATCGCGGTGTCGGGCAAGCGGAACATGATAGCGGTGCTAGCTGAGTCGCTGAAAAACGTCCGAGTGTACGATATGGATGCGCAGGAGGATGAGGAAGATTTGCTGGATACATCGTCGCAGATCAACAGCAGTCTCGAGAACAGCCAGGAGTCGGTGCAAACGTGA
- the LOC120894109 gene encoding brain tumor protein yields the protein MTLAEMYSFSTSSKSGASSGGSSLVSSTTSSSGGSSTVSTSSIVGGEVAVSAASASVGATIQSMVASVVADPPELVAGAVERTPGAGCLPAVSSAAATSTALTSSAAVAILQQAPPASGAVLSASPRADQLVPKLGGPSPNNSSSSVCSNGSSTSSGMFPEVFKLDDMLDLENVGNGALSENGSTGGDFQLDNSSLSDLMEQDCTLCKNKFTSPRVLSCLHVFCESCLDKLLAEGAGDKGLDGGNGSTIVCTICKQATPTGPKGAAGLHQDYILSNVLDLSTIEPALLACTSCKSKEMAISRCNDCANFLCASCEYAHQHMRCFEDHKVVQLADLRKSAEKVAIHKPLYCPVHSMENLKYYCFNCQTPVCNECLIGDHKGSEHNYHIISDAEKPMRQELECSMREAKSKIEYCNQATSKLESSLHVLQSQYETARGLINESYQSCKAVLEQCRENALKNLEKLHSERELKIMDLYDNVAKSVEKIEVAAKYARKVVDQANGPEMLSMKSMICAQLNQVMVTAPKVDVSFSIEFQSNYEKFEQLVPELFGKFRTESSLPVSVNETTPSPTLPGVPIMVADAHHQPVNGGCGLSQGPLTASVTASSPISLPTSMQSSFDGDISTLGTTYMLPNVLTPEPATGAANIAGPPNALSAGTPSPGVVVGTGPATTLPGLSSIAEYNLHRLANLAGETASNDLTDSIVPVVNSNPATGPAGGATPNFTLADLISGNQHAIQALAKYSMGGQDMSNGAMLSAHPSLDSVPMMSDFPGVLPGSTSPILPVPPNMPNIDGPGMNGAGSDMAMSRFQPSMCVNGRTKATPMQIRTKFGSLGQTKGQFNSPHGFCLGVDEEIVVADTNNHRIEIFEKNGTFKFSFGVPGKEEGQLFYPRKVAVMRTSAKFVVCDRGNERSRMQIFSKNGHFIKKIAIRYIDIVAGLAVTNKGLIVAVDSVSPTVFIICEDGNLIHWFDCSDFMREPSDIAINGTDFFVCDFKGHCVAVFSEEGTFKYRIGSEKITCFPNGIDISDAGDVLIGDSHGNRFHVACYSKDGQLQSEFECPYVKVSRCCGLKITSEGYVVTLAKNNHHVLVLNTLYIQ from the exons ATGACGCTTGCTGAGATGTACTCTTTCTCGACCAGTAGTAAATCCGGTGCGAGCAGCGGCGGAAGTTCGCTAGTGTCGTCGACGACCTCATCGTCCGGTGGTTCGTCGACCGTATCGACGTCGTCGATCGTCGGCGGGGAAGTGGCCGTTTCCGCTGCGTCCGCGTCCGTTGGGGCTACGATTCAATCGATGGTTGCGTCGGTGGTGGCGGACCCTCCGGAGCTGGTCGCTGGTGCTGTGGAGCGTACGCCGGGCGCCGGTTGCCTGCCGGCCGTGTCGAGTGCGGCTGCCACGTCGACGGCGCTCACGAGCTCGGCCGCGGTTGCGATCCTACAGCAAGCGCCGCCAGCCAGCGGTGCCGTGTTGTCGGCCTCTCCGCGCGCGGATCAGCTCGTGCCGAAGTTGGGAGGACCGTCGccgaacaacagcagcagcagcgtgtgcaGCAACggtagcagcaccagcagcggcaTGTTTCCCGAGGTGTTCAAGCTGGACGACATGCTGGACCTCGAGAACGTGGGCAATGGTGCGCTGAGCGAGAATGGCAGCACCGGCGGTGACTTTCAGCTCGACAACAGCTCCCTGTCGGATTTGATGGAGCAGGACTGCACGCTTTGCAA GAATAAATTCACTTCGCCCCGCGTACTCTCCTGCCTGCACGTGTTCTGCGAAAGCTGCCTGGACAAGCTGCTGGCGGAGGGTGCCGGCGACAAGGGTCTCGATGGCGGGAACGGCAGCACGATCGTTTGCACCATCTGCAAACAGGCGACTCCCACCGGTCCGAAGGGTGCCGCCGGGCTGCATCAGGATTACATTCTGAGCAACGTGCTCGATCTGTCTACCATCGAGCCGGCGCTGCTGGCGTGCACCTCGTGCAAGAGCAAGGAGATGGCGATCTCCCGCTGCAACGACTGTGCCAACTTCCTGTGCGCCAGCTGCGAGTATGCGCACCAGCACATGCGCTGCTTCGAGGATCACAAGGTGGTGCAGCTGGCCGATCTGCGCAAATCGGCGGAGAAGGTGGCCATTCACAAGCCGCTCTACTGTCCGGTGCACTCGATGGAAAATCTGAAGTACTACTGCTTCAATTGTCAGACGCCGGTTTGCAATGAGTGTTTGATCGGCGATCATAAGGGTAGTGAGCACAACTACCATATCATCAGCGACGCCGAGAAGCCGATGCGCCAGGAGCTGGAGTGTTCGATGCGCGAGGCAAAGTCGAAGATCGAGTACTGCAATCAGGCGACGAGCAAGCTGGAATCGTCCCTGCACGTCCTGCAGAGCCAGTACGAGACGGCGCGCGGCCTCATCAACGAGTCGTACCAGAGCTGCAAAGCGGTGCTGGAGCAGTGCCGGGAGAATGCGCTGAAAAATCTGGAAAAGCTGCACTCCGAGCGCGAGCTGAAAATCATGGACCTGTACGACAACGTGGCGAAATCGGTGGAGAAAATCGAGGTCGCTGCCAAGTACGCCCGCAAGGTGGTGGATCAGGCGAACGGGCCGGAAATGCTGAGCATGAAGAGCATGATATGCGCCCAGCTGAACCAGGTCATGGTCACCGCGCCGAAGGTGGATGTCAGCTTCTCGATCGAGTTCCAGAGCAACTACGAGAAGTTCGAGCAGCTCGTGCCGGAACTGTTCGGCAAGTTCCGCACCGAATCGTCGCTGCCGGTCAGCGTGAACGAAACGACCCCCTCGCCCACGCTCCCGGGCGTGCCGATCATGGTGGCCGATGCGCACCACCAGCCGGTGAACGGTGGCTGCGGGCTTAGCCAGGGTCCGCTGACCGCGTCGGTAACGGCGAGCAGTCCGATCTCGCTGCCAACGTCGATGCAATCGTCCTTCGACGGCGACATTTCGACGCTCGGCACCACGTACATGCTGCCGAACGTGCTGACCCCGGAACCGGCGACCGGTGCGGCCAACATTGCCGGCCCGCCCAATGCGCTGAGTGCCGGCACACCGTCGCCGGGCGTGGTCGTCGGTACCGGTCCCGCCACCACCCTGCCCGGGCTGTCCAGCATCGCCGAGTATAATCTTCACCGGCTGGCAAATCTGGCCGGCGAGACGGCGTCGAACGATCTGACCGATTCGATTGTGCCGGTGGTGAACAGCAACCCTGCCACCGGGCCGGCCGGTGGGGCCACGCCCAACTTTACGCTGGCCGACCTGATCTCCGGCAACCAGCACGCGATCCAGGCGCTCGCGAAGTACTCGATGGGCGGCCAGGACATGAGCAACGGTGCGATGCTTTCGGCCCACCCGAGCCTGGACAGTGTACCGATGATGAGCGATTTCCCCGGCGTGCTGCCGGGCTCGACATCTCCTATCCTGCCCGTTCCACCGAACATGCCAAACATAGATGGACCAGGAATGAATGGGGCTGGTAGCGATATGGCCATGAGCCGCTTCCAGCCATCGATGTGTGTGAATGGGCGTACGAAGGCCACGCCGATGCAGATTCGGACCAAGTTCGGCTCGCTCGGGCAAACGAAGGGCCAGTTCAACTCGCCGCACGGTTTCTGTCTCGGCGTGGACGAGGAAATCGTGGTGGCCGATACGAACAATCATCGCATCGAGATATTCGAAAAGAACGGAACATTCAAGTTTTCGTTCGGCGTACCGGGCAAGGAGGAGGGTCAACTGTTTTACCCGCGCAAGGTGGCAGTGATGCGCACCAGTGCCAAGTTTGTCGTGTGCGATCGGGGCAACGAGCGCTCGCGGATGCAAATCTTTTCCAAGAACGGCCATTTCATCAAGAAGATCGCCATCAG ATACATCGATATCGTTGCTGGGTTGGCCGTTACAAACAAGGGGTTAATCGTAGCAGTGGACAGCGTCTCGCCGACCGTGTTCATCATTTGTGAGGATGGCAATCTCATCCATTGGTTTGATTGCAGCGATTTTATGCGCGAACCATCCGACATAGCTATTAATG GCACCGATTTCTTCGTGTGTGATTTCAAGGGACATTGCGTGGCCGTATTCTCCGAAGAAGGTACGTTCAAGTATCGTATCGGCAGTGAGAAGATTACCTGCTTCCCGAATGGTATCGATATATCCGATGCTGGAGACGTTCTGATTGGCGATTCGCACGGCAATCGCTTCCACGTCGCGTGCTATTCGAAGGATGGGCAACTGCAGTCTGAGTTCGAATGTCCCTATGTCAAG gTGTCACGATGCTGCGGTCTTAAAATTACCTCCGAGGGATATGTGGTAACTTTAGCGAAAAATAATCATCATGTCCTGGTACTGAATACGCTCTACATTCAGTGA